One segment of Ipomoea triloba cultivar NCNSP0323 chromosome 12, ASM357664v1 DNA contains the following:
- the LOC115999612 gene encoding GDSL esterase/lipase At4g10955-like — protein sequence MGYYLKTYLFNPPFVSLPTQLIKYPKLQEGIRLFQTAFKTGMAVTMSISNKKIVEDDKEFSLLFPWIPHLFINPSDLICAEYLEYFQHRERIGGEIGRVAERNSVRCMVANAMGKDCKPSHLIPSAYLTINLNGSKREAHNLSQWWHPHLKLHHKLYQL from the coding sequence ATGGGTTACTATTTGAAAACGTATCTGTTCAATCCCCCGTTTGTGTCGCTGCCAACACAGTTAATCAAGTACCCCAAGCTCCAGGAAGGGATTCGTTTGTTCCAAACCGCCTTCAAAACCGGAATGGCCGTCACGATGAGTATTTCAAACAAGAAAATTGTAGAAGACGATAAAGAGTTCAGTCTACTGTTCCCATGGATTCCGCACTTGTTCATCAACCCGTCGGATCTCATTTGCGCTGAATACCTGGAATACTTCCAGCACAGAGAGAGGATCGGCGGAGAAATTGGACGGGTTGCGGAGCGGAATTCAGTACGGTGCATGGTGGCGAATGCGATGGGGAAGGATTGTAAGCCCTCACACCTCATTCCTTCTGCTTATCTCACCATCAATTTGAATGGTTCGAAGAGGGAGGCGCACAATCTCAGCCAGTGGTGGCACCCACATTTGAAGCTTCATCACAAGCTATACCAGTTATGA
- the LOC116000196 gene encoding GDSL esterase/lipase At4g10955-like has translation MGYAWEEDERENFNVAGPLHLTAVDWSNFRHRSSVAASLVEGTYILEMDWQKRRHGGPRAKAPLWWEFFGFKLIQVLVDREDQSIFGAVYELKFSSQTGKSPKQVIAFRGTLMKCKSWSQDIRLDRHIVQNTLHNSNRVHDGLQAVQTAVSKVGAKNVWLTGHSLGSAIALVVGRNMVLKMGYHLETYLFNPPFASLPIQLIKNPKLREGIHFVRTVVKAGVAVAAMSSSAHNNKIVEDDEEFSVLFPWIPYLFINPSDPICAGYLEYFQQWEKMAGAGEIARFAARNSIKSMVWNAMGKDSKPSHLIPSAYVTMNLKRSPDLETAHKLSQWWRPDSKLDYKLYRLDNV, from the exons ATGGGGTATGCGTGGGAGGAAGATGAAAGGGAGAACTTCAACGTCGCCGGCCCTTTGCATCTCACTGCTGTTGATTG GAGCAACTTCAGACACCGGAGCTCCGTCGCTGCCAGCTTGGTCGAAGGTACCTACATTCTCGAAATGGACTGGCAGAAACGCCGCCACGGTGGCCCTCGGGCCAAAGCTCCTTTGTGGTGGGAATTCTTCGGGTTCAAGTTAATCCAGGTTTTAGTAGATCGGGAAGATCAGTCCATCTTTGGCGCTGTATATGAGCTAAAATTCTCGTCCCAAACTGGGAAATCCCCGAAACAAGTAATTGCATTTCGGGGAACACTCATGAAATGTAAGAGCTGGTCACAGGATATTAGACTCGACCGTCATATCGTCCAAAACACCCTCCACAACAGCAACCGCGTCCATGACGGATTGCAGGCCGTCCAGACTGCGGTTTCCAAGGTCGGGGCCAAGAATGTCTGGTTGACCGGACATTCCTTAGGGTCTGCAATCGCTTTGGTGGTCGGGAGAAACATGGTACTAAAAATGGGTTACCATCTGGAAACATATCTGTTCAATCCCCCGTTTGCTTCGCTGCCGATACAGTTAATCAAGAACCCGAAGCTCCGGGAAGGGATTCATTTTGTCCGCACCGTCGTCAAAGCCGGAGTGGCCGTCGCCGCGATGAGTAGTAGTGCCCACAACAATAAAATTGTAGAAGACGATGAAGAGTTCAGTGTACTGTTCCCATGGATTCCATACTTGTTCATCAACCCGTCGGATCCCATTTGCGCTGGATACCTGGAATACTTCCAGCAATGGGAGAAGATGGCCGGCGCCGGAGAAATTGCGCGGTTTGCGGCGAGGAATTCAATAAAGAGCATGGTTTGGAATGCGATGGGGAAGGATTCTAAGCCGTCACACCTCATTCCTTCTGCTTATGTGACCATGAATTTGAAGCGTTCGCCTGATTTAGAGACGGCGCACAAGCTCAGCCAGTGGTGGCGCCCGGATTCAAAGCTTGATTACAAGCTATATCGGTTAGATAACGTGTGA
- the LOC115999613 gene encoding GDSL esterase/lipase At4g10955-like produces the protein MACKRKSFKVDGPLHLTRVDWSNSSHRSSVAACLVEGVYSREEERQQCCHGGDSGGALASSAWWESFGFQLNQVLIDDKDKSIFGAVYELKLWSQAQAQAQAQVEVGKPQPPKLVIAFRGTLIEKRSWLQDFRLDRHIVQNTLHNSNRFLDGL, from the exons ATGGCGTGTAAGAGGAAGAGTTTCAAAGTTGACGGGCCTTTACATCTTACTCGTGTTGATTG GAGCAACTCTAGTCACCGGAGCTCCGTCGCGGCGTGCTTGGTGGAAGGTGTGTACAGTCGCGAAGAAGAGCGCCAGCAATGCTGCCACGGCGGTGACAGCGGTGGTGCTCTTGCTTCTTCCGCCTGGTGGGAGTCCTTCGGCTTCCAGTTAAACCAGGTGCTGATAGATGATAAAGATAAGTCCATCTTTGGCGCTGTATATGAGCTTAAACTTTGGTCCCAGGCTCAGGCTCAGGCTCAGGCTCAGGTCGAGGTTGGGAAACCCCAACCCCCGAAACTGGTAATTGCATTTCGGGGAACACTAATAGAAAAAAGGAGCTGGTTACAGGATTTTAGACTGGACCGCCATATCGTCCAAAACACCCTCCACAACAGCAACCGCTTCCTTGACGGATTGTAG